From Candidatus Vondammii sp. HM_W22, one genomic window encodes:
- a CDS encoding argininosuccinate synthase yields the protein MSESGVKKVVLAYSGGLDTSIILKWLEGEYGCEVVTFTADVGQGEEVEPARVKAEAAGIKEIYIEDLREEFVGDYVYPMFRANAVYEGEYLLGTSIARPLIAKRLVEIAAETGASAISHGATGKGNDQVRFELGAYALMPDVKIIAPWREWGLLSREKLMAYAEEHGIAVEMKRDGKKSPYSMDANLLHISYEGYDLENPWTEPGEDMWRWTVSPEQAPDEPTYIELTYEKGDIVAIAGEAMTPATVLETLNKIGGDNGIGRDDIVENRYVGMKSRGCYETPGGTIMLKAHRAMESLTLDREAAHLKDELMPRYAGLVYNGYWWSPEREMLQAAIDHSQEAVNGIVRLKLYKGGIMVVGRKSESNSLFDKSIATFEDDAGAYDQKDASGFIKLNALRLRVAAKCKS from the coding sequence CTTTTACCGCCGATGTGGGTCAGGGTGAAGAGGTAGAGCCAGCGCGGGTCAAAGCTGAGGCGGCTGGGATCAAAGAGATCTATATTGAAGATCTGCGCGAGGAGTTTGTTGGCGATTATGTCTACCCGATGTTTCGTGCCAACGCGGTCTATGAGGGAGAGTATCTGCTGGGCACCTCGATAGCACGCCCACTGATTGCGAAGCGCCTAGTGGAGATCGCTGCTGAAACCGGCGCTAGCGCCATTTCCCATGGCGCTACAGGGAAAGGCAATGATCAGGTGCGGTTTGAGTTGGGTGCTTACGCCCTGATGCCGGATGTGAAGATCATTGCTCCCTGGCGTGAGTGGGGTCTGCTCTCCCGTGAGAAACTGATGGCTTATGCGGAAGAGCATGGCATTGCGGTGGAGATGAAGCGTGATGGTAAAAAGTCACCCTATTCGATGGATGCCAACCTGTTGCATATTTCCTATGAAGGCTATGATTTGGAAAACCCCTGGACCGAGCCGGGTGAAGATATGTGGCGTTGGACTGTCTCGCCGGAACAAGCACCAGATGAGCCGACCTATATTGAACTCACTTATGAAAAGGGCGATATCGTTGCTATCGCCGGCGAGGCGATGACGCCTGCCACCGTGCTGGAAACGCTGAATAAAATTGGCGGAGATAATGGTATCGGCCGTGACGATATCGTGGAGAACCGTTATGTCGGAATGAAGTCCCGGGGTTGTTATGAGACCCCGGGCGGCACCATCATGTTGAAAGCGCATCGGGCCATGGAGTCTTTAACCCTTGATCGGGAAGCGGCTCACCTGAAAGATGAGCTGATGCCCCGCTATGCAGGGCTGGTCTATAATGGTTACTGGTGGAGTCCGGAGCGTGAAATGCTCCAGGCGGCAATCGATCACTCTCAGGAAGCTGTCAATGGTATAGTGAGACTGAAACTCTACAAAGGCGGCATCATGGTTGTGGGCCGTAAATCAGAGAGCAACAGCCTGTTTGACAAGTCGATAGCGACCTTCGAAGATGACGCAGGTGCCTATGACCAGAAAGATGCCAGTGGTTTCATCAAGCTCAATGCGTTACGTCTGCGGGTTGCGGCGAAATGCAAAAGCTAG
- the ispG gene encoding flavodoxin-dependent (E)-4-hydroxy-3-methylbut-2-enyl-diphosphate synthase — MSEYSVARYSTIPVRVGNLIVGGGAPVAVQSMTNTDTADIRATVDQVLALGRAGSELVRLTVNTEAAARAVPVIRDGLEKAGCKIPLIGDFHFNGHKLLQKYPECGQALEKYRINPGNVGRGVKRDEKFALMIEMACRYDKAVRIGVNWGSMDQELVARLMDENSRREQPLDSDEVIREIMVVSALDNARRAEALGLGRDRIVLSCKMSGVQDLIGVYRELAGRCDYALHLGLTEAGVGSKGIVASTAALAVLLQEDIGDTIRISLTPEPGGARTQEVVVAQEILQSMGLRSFTPMVVACPGCGRTNSTFFQQLAMDIQSHLREQMPLWKDQYPGVEAMTVAIMGCVVNGPGESKHANIGISLPGTGETPVAPVYEDGVKTVTLKGEGIAREFQQIVQQYVIDHYLYG, encoded by the coding sequence ATGTCTGAATATTCGGTAGCAAGATACTCCACCATCCCCGTGAGGGTTGGTAACCTGATTGTCGGTGGCGGTGCGCCCGTGGCCGTCCAATCGATGACCAATACCGATACCGCCGATATAAGAGCCACGGTAGACCAAGTACTTGCCCTCGGCCGAGCCGGGTCGGAGCTGGTGCGTCTGACGGTGAACACCGAGGCGGCGGCCAGGGCCGTCCCAGTGATACGTGACGGATTAGAAAAGGCCGGCTGTAAGATCCCCCTGATCGGCGATTTTCACTTCAACGGCCATAAGCTCCTGCAAAAATACCCTGAATGCGGCCAGGCGCTGGAGAAGTACCGGATCAACCCGGGTAATGTCGGGCGGGGTGTAAAGCGTGACGAGAAATTTGCCCTGATGATCGAGATGGCCTGTCGCTACGATAAAGCTGTCCGTATCGGCGTTAATTGGGGCAGTATGGATCAGGAGCTGGTGGCACGCCTGATGGATGAGAACTCACGCCGGGAGCAGCCTCTCGACAGCGATGAGGTGATCCGGGAGATTATGGTGGTCTCTGCCCTGGATAATGCCCGGCGCGCTGAAGCGCTTGGTTTGGGCCGGGATCGGATCGTCCTCTCATGCAAAATGAGCGGCGTGCAAGATCTGATCGGCGTCTATCGGGAGCTGGCCGGCCGCTGTGATTATGCCCTGCATCTGGGTCTTACTGAAGCGGGTGTGGGGTCGAAAGGTATCGTGGCATCCACGGCGGCACTGGCGGTGCTGCTGCAAGAGGATATAGGCGATACCATCCGCATCTCGCTGACCCCGGAGCCGGGGGGTGCCCGCACTCAAGAAGTGGTGGTAGCCCAGGAGATTCTGCAGTCCATGGGGCTGCGGTCGTTCACTCCGATGGTAGTAGCTTGTCCTGGCTGTGGACGTACCAACAGTACCTTCTTCCAACAGCTGGCGATGGACATCCAGTCTCATCTGCGGGAGCAGATGCCTCTATGGAAAGATCAGTACCCAGGTGTGGAGGCGATGACCGTTGCGATAATGGGTTGTGTCGTCAACGGCCCTGGTGAGAGCAAGCATGCCAATATTGGCATCAGCCTCCCCGGCACGGGAGAGACTCCGGTTGCCCCTGTATATGAAGACGGCGTGAAGACCGTGACACTGAAAGGAGAGGGTATCGCCCGGGAGTTTCAACAGATTGTGCAGCAGTATGTAATCGATCACTACCTGTATGGCTGA